In the genome of Caballeronia sp. NK8, the window CTTATGCAGATCGGCGCGAAGACGTCTTCGTCGAATGGCGAAAGAAGCTGGAAATCGTTTCGCGCTGTGAAAACGCGGTGATCAAGCTCGGCGGACTCGCCATGCGGTATGGTGGATTCGCGTTTAACGAACTTCCTGAACCACCTTCCTCCGACTTACTAGTCGAAAACTGGAAGCGATATTTTGATGTCTGTATCGAACTATTCGGCCCGCAACGTTGCATGTTCGAAAGCAACTTTCCCGTAGATCGCGGAATGTGTAGTTACCAGGTGCTTTGGAACGCGTTCAAAAAACTGACGCGTCAATTCTCGGAAACCGAGCGTCAATGTCTTTTCAGCGGTACTGCTGCTCGGGTTTATCGATTGGCGGACTGAAGCGGACACGTACTTCACGAATCACGGGGCGCGACCACCGTCAGTCCGATGATTAGAGTCTGCCTGTTTGCGCCCCAACAATACATCGCATCCCTTGCTCGAAGAATGGCGAGAGAGGGATCATAGAGGCGCGCAAGTTTTCCAATCGTATCGGCGCCTCAATACGCTTACTAAGCTTTCCAAGAACGGGATCTGCTTGCCTAAGTTGCAGTCCCGCACTACAGCGCGTTAGCTTATCGCACCCGTGTTTCTATAGTAGTACTACTCACACAGTAAAACATTAGGCTTCCCTCGAAAGCTAACCACAAAGGAGAAATGGAGATGAAGAGGCAGCAGTTTCAATCGGCGCTTATTGTTGCTGGTACAGCGGCGCTTTGGCAATCCGCGGCACACGCGCAGAGTAGCGTCACCCTCTACGGGATCGTAGACCAGGGGTTTAGCTATCAGACAAGCCAGACCACATTGGGATCAACCTCCGGTGGTCGATCCGCTATCAAAATGACAACCGGTGTCTGGGCAGGCAGCCGTTTCGGCTTTAAGACAGCCGAGGATCTTGGTGGCGGTACTAAAGCAATCTCGCAGTTGGAGGCAGGATTCAACTCTTCGACTGGCGCACAGTCCGTAAGCGGATTACTGTTCAACCGACAGGCCTTTGTTGGGTTGACAAACGATCGATATGGGGCACTCACGGCGGGCCGCCAATATGCTTCGTATTATCAGATCCTGCAGCAATTTGGACCGACCAGCTGGACATCAGGGTATTTCGCCGCGCATCCTGGCGACGTTGACGGCCTTGACACGACATACCGCGCGAACAACACCCTGGAATACATGTCTCCAACCATCGCCGGCTTTAGATTTAGCGGTTCGTATTCCTTCGGGAACGTAGCGGGGAGTGTGTATAGAGGCTCGACGTGGGCGACGGGGCTTCAATACACTCAGGGCCCTATTGGATTCGGGGTTGCTTTTTCTCGAATCAACAATTCGACTCCTGGCGGAGGCGCATTCGGCGCAGACTCCGCAACGTCCAATAACGGTGCCCAAGCCGGCGTGTCGGCTGTCACGAACGGCTATCAAACCGCTCAAGCGCAACAAAGATTCGGTGTCGGCGCCAGCTACGCTTTTAGCGGTTCTTTCGACATCAGGGCGACCTACACCAACGTGCAATACATTCCGGGTCTGGGATCAAGATTCCGTGATCTTGAGATTTTTAATACGGGGGGCGTTGAGTTGCACTGGAAGCCGAGCACGCCGTTGGACCTCGCTGCCGCTTACAGTTACACCCGTGCCACCAAAGCGAACGGAATCAGCAGCAGTGCCCAATATCAGCAGTTTAATCTTTCTGAATATTATGCGTTGTCAAAGCGCACGGGTCTGTATGCCCTTCAAGCCTATCAACGCGCGAATGGGCAGACTCTAGGCACTAACGGTGCTGGCAACATAATCAACGCAACCGCCACCATCGGTGATGGTTTCAATTCAGCCCCGTCGTCGTCCAGAAGTATGTTTGCTGCGGGCGTGGGGATTATTCACCGGTTCTGAGCCATCTGCGTCATCTCTTGACCAGCCGCGCCCTTCGGCGCGGTTGTCATTCGTTGGTAACGCTGGGCCAACCTATCCCGACAAACATCTGATGAACATTGTTCGACCTCGACAAGAGCTTCTGTTCTACCGCAAAGAGCGCGTCGTCGAAGCCCCTCGAGAGAAAGCCGAGATAGTGTTATCTAGCGCGCAAGCAGTTTTTTGCCGCGCCGAATTATGAGCGGCGCCTTTTACATCGGCGTAAGCCCTCGATTCGAGTCGGACGGGGTCAGTTGCTTTCTCGACGCAACCGCCGTCTTACCGTCGGATCGCCCCCTTTCTGGAAAGCTGCCGCCGCGTACACATGGGTTTGCTTCGAAAGTATGAGCCAGCAGCGGCCTGATGGCATGTCGTGCGGCGAAAACCCAATTGCGTCAGGGTTATGCGTGCAATCGTACGCTACTCCGTCGGCAAGAGCATGCGTGAATCAAAACTAACAGCTCGCCTGCGCCCTTGCTGAATGTCGCCGTTCCAATGACAGGAGTTGACTTTGCAGCGCCCGTCCGATGAGTTCGACCTGGTTGATCATTCCCTTGATCCGCTCACCCCATTGATGCAACGTGCCGAAGCGCGACGCCGGGTCTTGGTTTGCCGCAGGTGAATACCGAACGCGCCGGAAGCAAGCGCGCTC includes:
- a CDS encoding porin; translated protein: MKRQQFQSALIVAGTAALWQSAAHAQSSVTLYGIVDQGFSYQTSQTTLGSTSGGRSAIKMTTGVWAGSRFGFKTAEDLGGGTKAISQLEAGFNSSTGAQSVSGLLFNRQAFVGLTNDRYGALTAGRQYASYYQILQQFGPTSWTSGYFAAHPGDVDGLDTTYRANNTLEYMSPTIAGFRFSGSYSFGNVAGSVYRGSTWATGLQYTQGPIGFGVAFSRINNSTPGGGAFGADSATSNNGAQAGVSAVTNGYQTAQAQQRFGVGASYAFSGSFDIRATYTNVQYIPGLGSRFRDLEIFNTGGVELHWKPSTPLDLAAAYSYTRATKANGISSSAQYQQFNLSEYYALSKRTGLYALQAYQRANGQTLGTNGAGNIINATATIGDGFNSAPSSSRSMFAAGVGIIHRF